Proteins encoded together in one Ictidomys tridecemlineatus isolate mIctTri1 chromosome 3, mIctTri1.hap1, whole genome shotgun sequence window:
- the Nceh1 gene encoding neutral cholesterol ester hydrolase 1 isoform X2, which translates to MWLSLSFFREIKYYDELCTVMAEELNAVIVSIEYRLVPNVYFPEQIHDVVRATKYFLQPEVLQKYKVDPDRIGISGDSAGGNLAAALGQQFAQDANLRNKLKLQALIYPVLQALDFNTPSYQQNVNTPILPRYVMVKYWLDYFKGNHDFVQAMIVNNHTSLDAEEAVAPRARLDWTSLLPASITKNYQPVMQTKGNARIVQEIPQLLDARSSPLIADQEVLLHLPKTYILTCEHDVLRDDGVMYAKRLESAGVEVTLDHFEDGFHGCMIFTSWPTNFSVGIRTRDSYIKWLDQNL; encoded by the exons ATGTGGTTGAGTTTGTCTTTCTTCAGGG AAATCAAGTATTATGATGAGCTGTGCACAGTGATGGCTGAGGAACTGAATGCTGTCATTGTCTCCATTGA ATACAGGCTAGTCCCAAACGTTTATTTTCCTGAGCAAATTCATGATGTTGTCCGTGCCACAAAGTACTTCCTGCAGCCAGAAGTTTTACAGAAGTACAAGGTTGACCCAGACAGAATTGGCATTTCTGGGGACAGTGCTGGTGGAAATTTGGCCGCTGCCCTTGGACAACAG TTTGCTCAAGATGCCAACCTAAGAAATAAGCTCAAACTGCAAGCTTTAATCTACCCGGTCCTCCAAGCTTTAGATTTTAACACCCCCTCTTATCAGCAAAACGTGAACACGCCCATCCTGCCCCGCTATGTCATGGTGAAGTACTGGCTGGACTACTTCAAAGGCAACCACGACTTTGTGCAGGCCATGATAGTGAACAATCACACTTCGCTTGACGCGGAAGAGGCTGTTGCCCCCCGGGCCCGTCTTGACTGGACGTCCCTCTTGCCTGCATCCATCACAAAGAACTACCAGCCTGTCATGCAGACCAAGGGCAATGCCAGGATCGTCCAGGAGATCCCCCAGTTGCTGGATGCCCGCTCTTCCCCACTCATCGCAGACCAggaagtgcttctgcacctgccGAAGACCTACATTCTGACCTGTGAGCACGACGTCCTGAGAGACGACGGGGTCATGTACGCCAAGCGTTTGGAGAGCGCAGGCGTGGAGGTGACCCTCGACCACTTTGAGGATGGCTTCCACGGGTGCATGATTTTCACGAGCTGGCCCACCAACTTCTCGGTGGGAATCCGGACTAGGGATAGTTACATCAAGTGGCTGGATCAAAACCTGTAA